Genomic DNA from Oncorhynchus clarkii lewisi isolate Uvic-CL-2024 chromosome 5, UVic_Ocla_1.0, whole genome shotgun sequence:
agatgttataaccatgtattgccaccactgtatcatcaaagttATTGTCTAAGTGGgtttcagagattgtcagaatatgaatatcatctgttactagcaaataatttatttcatgaaccttgtttcttaggctacatatgaTGACGTGGGCtatttttaacacttttctgggatgcttgattgtttttctttctttactgggaagcttagcagaggtagacatgctcaggttatttttattgagctgcacacagtggacttcttACCcgggcacaccacctcagtgctaacagtattactctggttcataggcatgtgattactgcatacaatagctgtaggatcagcagaggcattcagggctgTAAGAGGGACATatattaggttacttacattgtgtcgtCCATCGCCCctaggataatgtacatttgctgaagcattatgagaactcagcgacacaatggtagggattcaATGAGCTggacttgggtcattgataagtcattgtctcaacacaGCCTTATAATGcagtgaaaggatccaggaacccatcctccttataatacAACGTTTGTTTCCAGACGGTATCAAAATGGTCAATAATTGTTACACCCACAGAACTGCAATAATCTCCTAGCCAGTTATGGAGGGATAAAAGTCTGCTGAACCATTTAATACCACAATTTAGGGAGAGCAGAGGCCCAGATAGTACGGTCCTGTGGGGGGTGGGAGGTCCTGTATTAACGCAAACTAttttccttgacaacttccttcactgtaaatgctgcacggccaatgCAGACATCAGATTGACCATCCAGCTCCTTTAAGTGCAGCCTTCATACATAGGCATACAGTCATTGAGTGAAGCACTGGTCTGTTGTCCATTTAAATGTAACTGTTACTTTAAATGTCAATCAGAGAGAATTGTGTCTTTGTGGAACAATTAATACAAATATAGCTCTGTGTTAATTTTGCACATAAAACGTTTTGTTGAGCACATTAATAATAAACATAATGCCTGATTTATTGCTGATCATCCAAAAAAAATTGTAATCAAAAACCACGACTATCAAAGGCCTTTGTGTCCAAACATCAACAGATATTTGTACTAGCTGCAATGTATCATGGAGGGGGACGTAGGCCTATCCAATGAAGTTAGAGGAAATATGTAGGCTACAGTAAGTAAAGTGTGATATCGTCTCTAGACAAGCTGTGCCATTGAATTTTTCAAGTATCATCATTATAACATGTATTGGAGGATTTTTACTCCACTGACTGGCTACAAATAAAGGTCATTTTCAAAACACTGAAACTGTAGACCGTTTGTCAATCAGACTCAGGAATTACCATTGGTTGAAATTGGAATCCTCGGATGTTGTGACAGGCCAAATCAAGGAATTGGGAAAAAAGTTCAGTGAACACAGCATGTCTCCCCGGAGGCGGTGAGAAGAGTGGAAGAAAAGAGTGAAGTGGAAGAAATATTGGTAGTAGGAGTAGAGACACCAGATAATATTCCTTGTCAACCGAGGGATATGTTGTAGTTAGGAAGGTGGATTTTTTTTGCGTGTATTGCATTGGGTAGCAACTGCACAGCTCAAACAAAGAGGAAATCTGAGAAAATTGGAGGGTTTGCAGAAATAAAGCGTTTTTTGTGACTGAGATATTTTACAGCATTACAAGGAATCCTGCCGATGAATGCTCCGTTCTCCCAGGTACCTGAGCCTGTTTAGGGATGTGAATAGAACTGGGACTGAAGTGGTgcgatatatttatttttatgatGTCCGATCATCGTCCCCTCCCTCAATggaatatttttttgtttcaATACCCGGAAGTGATGGTTCGTCGGCGAACGAGTCGGCTGTAAGAGCCGGCTCTTGTAAATGAACGTTGTGAGCCAGCTCGTATATCAGAAGAGCTGAATCTATTtataaaaatatacaaaaattaaGATATGAATAATCAAAAGTTTTAAATTAATAGAATTAACTAATTcaaagaacaaaaaaataaataagaatataggcctaaatgctcaCACACATTCAATCTGACTGTCTGCTGAGACCTacagcctcacctgttgttcctgtcaatcagacatGCAGTGTCAACCAATGAAGCAAAGATGCGTGAGGGATGGCCGAGCCAACTCACTCACAATCACACACTTAGCAGCagccgaggagagagaggaaggacagctgtgaaaacaacagctggaaaatgagtcggaagcacagtagcatttagatgcattttaataatgtagacaatgttagagcacagtgtagaatttgCCCAGACAAAATCTCATATAAAGCAGATTCTATGCACAACCTACACAGGCATATGTGAACTGTGCACCCAACAAACTAGCGGGCCTGCTAGTGGTACTGGTGGAAccagcacctccacacgtggagatgtatccactcagtcaagtaggcctactctgtATCCACAGCAATGCAGTATTCTATGGACCAGTTTATACCAAAGTCTatgtctgtagcaaaacaaggccaaattgataCTGCATTGGTTAAAATGATTGTCACCGATTTCCAGCCATTTTCGATTGTGGAGGTTTTATAAATTATAACAATAGTCTAAATCCAATGTACACAATTCCAAGCAGGAAAACCCactgctggacatcaagggtaaccaCTTCTTACATTTCGGTTACATGTCACGTCTTAGAAGATTTTTCGATGTCTAGCTGActtctggactgctttgagttcagcgacagacacacctcacagaacttggcagaggaactgttgagagtggccagagaatggcaagtagatggaaaagtggtatgttgtgttagcgacaatgcagctaacataaccaaagccgtgaacatttttaaatggacccatcatccatgtcttgTCCACACAATCATcctgattgtaagagatgctctgaaggtgatgaagcccactgtggacaaagtgaacgcagctgtggaatacttccacaggagcacagtaggtgctgaaaaactaaaatctacacaacgccagatggggatgcctgagctgaagcctaaacaagactgcactacaaggtggaattcaacattttatatgcTGAAGTGGTTTCTTGAGTCAAAGGGtgccatcatctctaccctgACCATTGTTAATGtacctgttgatgctctgacccaagaggaatgggaggtgatggaggagatgtgcagagtcctggaacccttgcgcaggtcactgtggagatctGTGGAGAGAAgtacagtaagcagttattactacatcatgatttaatccagtattatatatgtatatgagcagtagatgaaaatgtagtatcagtagacaaaaacatgaacctgaactaataagttactgtactctcttttcagctatgtgacagcctcaaaaatgatactcctgtgtaagggtctgcagcgaatcatagccagccgccagagagaagcaaatgtaaccacaggacatgtgGCAGAGTTGATGGACACCCTATGTTCATAAATTGAcagaaagttccacagaatggaatataatcacgtGCTATAAGAAACTGCTGCACTTGACCTcaggtttaagaagttagccttcagtgatgccagagGGATTGAATAACCTCAGCTGCAGGGAGgaacagccccagcagtcagctggttcaggcaccagggcaacaggaagaagagggatcagatggagcaaaagcaccagcagtagtgccacaaacAACTGTTGTTTGAATGCTGTTTGACGAGAAagcaactggggatgcagcacgaaggaatccctcagcagatGCCATAATGCAGGTCTGATCCTATTTGGAGGAGCAACTCCTCCAaagatctgcagatcctctgagctggtggaagaacaaggcctctgtctacccacGGCTTACTAAAGTCATGGCAGGGAGAATCTGCACAGTGGCCACATCCGTTCCCTCTGAGAGGGTCTTCTTGAAAACGGGCAAATAATTACTGTGAGAAGAAACCACATCAGCCCCTCgaaagtgaggcagcttgcatttctgaatgcaaatctctcataaaagcAGCATTGGTCAGCATTGttgtgtgctgctggttataacatggtaataaagagagagaaaagagggaccagttgaatgttttaagtgggatgctgcagttttgcacattgttatttatttttctttgatatggtgcaGTATTCTATTATTATGCTGTTCAGATTGTATTCGTTTTGAATGGTTAAATTTATATGCACTtagtttatatacattaaaaagttatactttaaatgcaaatgtttaatacCATTATTTTTTATAACAAACtaatgcatttttaaatacattgtggttaatgtagagtatgatttcatttaataatttaattagaATCGTTTTAACACCAATCATAATCACACTATCGCaactgtttgacttgaaaaaatacaaaacatagttTTTTTAAAGATCCGTTTTGGAGCTAAAAGAGCTTACTGAAAAGAACCGGAATGCCCATCACTAAACCcggtacagtaggtggcggcaattCACCAAAATATGTAGTCTGCCATAAAAccttgaagaagaagaagaagaagaagaagttcaGTGCACAGAAGCTTCTACAGTAAATAGCTTACGTTGTACATTGATAAATAAGAAGACATGCTTTCCGTCCTCACATTGCTATTGATCTTATTCAGTCTAAATGAGGCCAAACAGAAAGATTTGTACACTTTCAAAGTTGTTAATAGCAGAGGGAGATTAGTCTCTTTGGAAAAATACAGGGGTTCGGTAAGTTTGAAACTCGAGCCTACCAACTTTTGCACGGTAGCCTATGCAAATGTGCCATTTGTTTACCGGTGAATGCATGCTGCGGATTTTCCTTTCACAAGGCATGTATGATCTATGCACGTTTTATAACAATAGCATCTTACTCTTATGAATAAAATGCTAAGTTTAAGACCAAATTCTTTGTGTCTATCATCTGTATACGTGGCAACTGCTGCTGGACTCCAACGTTGCTTAGAATACTAAATTGATTTATAGGCCAATAGATAGCCTTAGTTTGATCCAACTGTTATGTCTGGTTGTGTATTACTGACTATAATGTAACCTGCATGCAGTTATTTCATAAGCCCTATAAAAGAGAGGTCATATTCCCTTCTGTAGTCAGTGataattttatatttttaaaacatCAAGGTGGGCCATTTTAATACATATGTAAAACTTCACAGGACACATTTTATAGACCGTCTGCATGCTGCATAATCTGAACAGAATTTAAAGTGATACAGTAGAAAGAGGCGTTCCCAAATCTGCCCATTTTCTATCCTTACCACGTGTAGTTCCGTCGTATTGACACTAGAGGACAGCAATACCATATGAGCACAACAGGTAAAAACCTTTTTTCTCTCGCAGTGTTTACCCCCGAGCTCCATTTATTTAAAGGCCGGGTGCACAGCCAGGGATACTGATGCAAACACTTTTTGACCTAAGAAGTCCAAGTAACCTATTAATAAACGAAAACACAATGCACAATTAAAAATGCATGTCTGCTAAATGGAGCATTCATGAGGAATTtattgtgaagcatttatttatttctccTTTTAAAGTGTATTATTGTGCAGTATTATTCTAGCGCTTAATACAATTTTAGAAAAGGGATTTATAAAATCATACAAGctcaattaaaaaataaataacgaaacagtcctgtgtagctcagttggtagagcatgcgatgccagagttgtgggtttgattcccatgggggaccagtatgaaaatgtattcaCTTACGCAGTAAGTAGTTCTGGAGTACTGTAAAATGTAAAACTTTGGAAATGGAATAGCAACTATTTATTTTGATGGATACAATTATAGACCTTGAAGAGGAAGGGAGATGTAtagaaaaatacagaaatataaagTTGGCCATAAACATGGCTCACAAATCACTTTTTTTGCTGCCGCCTCCGATGAGTCACACATTCACATAAGAGAACATAGGACAGCCCACAGGGCACAGACATTacttcaacatctattccatgttggttcaacatAACTTCAATGAAATGAGATGGAAACAGCATTGATtaaaccagtgtgtgcccagtgggaagtaaTGGCTCAAACATTCACCTCAAGGATGTTTGGAATGTGTTTGTGCAATTCTATAATTCCAGTGTTCAAGTGATTCATTGGAGAATTTTTGGGGgcataaaagtagtgcactgggcatTTACTAGTCCTGCATTAGAGGACCCATCTGTAGTGCAGGCAAAAAAAACATGTGTCATAGCAAATCACATGTAATATATCTTATATTTGATCAAAACGTCACTGCATCTGTTCAATGATAAACCAAGCTATTAGCCCAGAATTgctcaaatatttatatatatatatataaagaattTGACTTGACCAAACATTATTGCAACGATTGACCATTTTCCAGGGCTTCTTTCACTATCACCCTCATTACTATCTGGCCTGAACCTCCACTATTCACTATGCTCAGAGACTCCTCATCACTTACATTCACCTCCAAACCTTTGATCTTGTTTTCCTTGAAACCATGCCCACTCAATTCTTAGCCTTGTAGCTCTGTGGTAGTCCctacacagagagcaggaaggaTAAAAGGGTCAAACTATTTAATGGAATAACCCCTGTGCCCTTACCAAATGTGTCATCTGGTCACATAGACAACAAATCATCACATTGAAATAGCCAGTGCGTGACTTTGGCAGGAGCTCACTggagctgagtaccggcacctcaaatgGTCTAATtgttgagctcctgttcctcttatagaatatttgctcaaaagtattgtggagctcctccACCTAAATATAAGaagtaccagcacccaaaatgagtactggTACCTATTTCAGTCAAGCACTGGAAATTGCATTCAGCACCAATGAAAGGCTACTGGTTATTTTCATATTATCGATAACAGTTTTCatcagtacatttatatttttagtATTATGGTTGCCTGCAGGTGTCTCTTGTGGTGAATGTGGCCAGTGACTGTGGCTTCACTGAGGATCACTACACAGACCTTCAACAGCTGCAGAGGGACTTTGGGCCGTCCCACTTCAACGTCCTGGCCTTCCCCTGCAACCAGTTTGGCCAGCAGGAGCCTGGCAGCGACAAGGACATTGACGCCTTTGTCCGGCGTGTCTACGgagtctccttccccctcttcagCAAGATTGCTGTGGTGGGCACCGGGGCCAACAATGCCTTCAAGTACCTTGTGGGTGAGTGAACAGATGAGGGATGGATGGGGGCAGaggcatacacacatatacatctCGATGTATGGGCGGAAGGCAGCCTTGTGGTTAGGAGCGTAGGGCCagtgaccgaaaggttgctggttgaaATTCCccagccaactaggtgaaaatctgtcgatatgcccttgagcaaggcacttaaccataattgctccagggtcactGTCAGTAATTGCTCATTCCTGGCTCTGACCCCACTCTCAGGGGGAGTGGGATATTCAtttgtgaaataggacaaatgtaaGCACCCACCTAACTGGATGTGTTTTGGGTGGTGAGGGGAGCTCTAGGACCTCAGATGTAATCATTTAATAACCTAATATCCAATGTTTCCACAGACGAGCAATCtttatcagggtataatgacaaacactgtgggtcactagtttatatagtgtcaaaggacacacacaggtgtctgtaatcatggccgggtgtggcctgatatcattggttaattctcatatGAAAAATAACATACAAAAAACATGAATGGATAGCATTTGATCATAGATAGAATTTGGCTACATAGGCCTACAAATGTTTACAGTGAATAGCAAAATCACAAGAATGACTTCAGGTCAAAGTCTATGTTGAGACCGAaaggagcaagggtctttaaattaaagatccaggcagcctctcgttttcaTAATAAATTGTCGAGGTCACCGCCTCTCCTAGGGAGgttgacatgttcgatgccaatataacgtagGTACAAAATCGAGTGGTTCACTTCCATAAAGTGGGCCTCAACTGGGTAAGTCGAGTTTTTGCTCCGAGATACTTTTAATTCACGCTTataagttataagataaataactgccttagtggagcacgtaataacacctttgattgggatcgatttccctgtttgtgggtgtttgaaggatcttcATTTacaagtgccattgcattgagcgcAGCCATTACACTTGTAGTTTCCATCCGGTAGaggcgcaaatagacgttgtgCAGGGATATTTTAGGGTGGTAtatcagagtttaccaattgatctctgagatttctgccctgcgagaatacgaccaagggaggATCTGAAAACACATTAACGATACTGTCATCGGATCTTAGAATGTGCTAATGTTTGTGAacgattcccttaatttgttcagagcactttgaatagctGGTAGTTAGAGCGCAAGAATGCTTCTTTTTGCGAGACTGTCCTTGTAAGAGATCATGTCCCGATTTGTTTagaattttctcaatggcagtATTAATCTGACAATTTTTGTACCCCTTCTCCTTTAATTTTCTTTGtgtctcagccatatttctgttGAATTCTGATAGTTTTTTGCAAATGATTTTTATTGCATCCTAAGATGCTGGTTTCTTTTACTGCATCCTAAGCTGCTGGGTTCTTTTACTGCATCCTAAGATGCTGGGTTGTTTTACTGAAGACTTCGAAGCGTACGTATAATAAACAGAACAGATGTATTTAATGTTCTCCTTAACACATTACAGTCAACTACTCTCTACGGTGTCTTCAGCCCAACTCTCCTATACATCATTGAACCTTTACCGCCCTTCCATCTCGTAATCCAATCACTTCAATGCAAGAATGGAAACTCCATTGTCATTTGTTAATTCAAATAACTCAACCTCTGCATACAAAACTCATTGGCTATTTGCAACCATTTCAAATCTAAACTCATTAACACATAATACATTTCTCAATACACCACACTCCCCCCAAATTCTCACTTCCTCTGAAAACATCCTTGATGAACATCATGGGTTTTCCAAAACAGTTTTTCACTTATCAAATCATATACAACCTGTTTACAGATCCACTCGGTCCGGAGGCCTTCTGGCCCTTTTTGGCCTCTTATGATGCTCTGGGCTCTCAGGCTCACGGCCTGGCACAATCTGTGTCTCTGTAGCTCACGGCCTGGCACAATCCGTGTCTCTGTAGCTCACGGCCTGGCACAATCTGTGTCTCTGTAGCTCACGGCCTGGCACAATCTGTGTCTCTGTAGCTCACGGCCTGGCACAATCTGTGTCTCTGTAGCTCACGGCCTGGCACAATCTGTGTCTCTGTAGCTCACGGCCTGGCACAATCTGTGTCTCTGTAGCTCACGGCCTGGCACAATCTGTGTCTCTGTAGCTCACGGCCTGGCACAATCTGTGTCTCTGTAGCTCACGGCCTGGCACAATCTGTGTCTCTGTAGCTCACGGCCTGGCACAATCTGTGTCTCTGTAGCTCACTGCCTGGCACAATCTGTGTCTCTGTAGCTCACGGCCTGGCACAATCTGTGTCTCTGTAGCTCACGGCCTGGCACAATCTGTGTCTCTGTATGCATGCTTGTCACAGTCGTAGTTCCCAAGTCCCAATCAGAAATGTTCCACTCTGACACATTCAGGTCTTCTCTTTCATTGTGTTACATCATCATTTGATCCACATGCTTCTTACATAATTTTCTCTCAGTTTGCACTAAGCAGGTTACAGGACCAAGTACCCTTTTGACAACTCCGCatatccatttctctctctcctccctggtaATCTCGGACAGGTACTGTTTGTTCCCACTGAAAAAAACGAGGCTTGCCCACCCCCTTGTCCTGTATCTTAGACTGCGTGTCAGCTGAAAAGCTGGGATAACCGTGTTCTAACCTGTCCTTTTAGGAACAACTCTGCTGGAGTTATTCCAGTTGTGGCATGCAGCGTATTCCTGTAGGCAAACAGAAAGTTGTCCACACTATGCTGTACAGGCCGTCCTGAGGACTTGTTTTAGACTCTGTACAAGTCGCTCTGCTGCGCCATTTGAAGCAACATGAAACGGAGCTGATTTTATGTGTTTCACCCCTTTTCAACTGGAAGAATATCTCCACCTCTTTTGACACCGGCCCTCGGCCCATtgtctgaaacacactcctcaACTAACCCGTAGGATGGTTAGTCCATCCACCTTCTGGGTGGTAGCGGTGTGAATaagcagtggctcaggtggttaatgtccttgatgatgtttttggcattcttgtgacatcgggtgctgcagCCTCTGTCACACTGCTTCTACGTTCTGTAAGTGGTCCTCTGCCGATTTCCCTGTGATAAGAATATCATCCAGAAAGCACACAACCCCAGGTAAACCCTGTAAACCCTGGTACATACTACGTTGGAATATAGCTGGAGTGTTTGATACTCCATAAGGCAGTCTATTCATCTGGTATAAACCCATCAACATGTTTATAGACAGGAAATGCTTTGACTCTTGATCTACCTCCACTTGCAGGTAGGCCTGTGTAAGGTCTAACTTTGTGAACTGTTTACCCCCGCTAGAGTAGCAAACAAGTCCAGGGTCTTTGGTAAGAGGTACTGGTCCACATCCACTCATGCATTTACAGTCACCTTGTAATCATGACATATTCTGACACCTCCGTTTGTCTTTGGAATGCAAACTATAGGTGCTGCTCATTCACTGGATTCTGTGGGGTCACTCCTTGTTTTTCTAGCTTTGTAATCTGTTTGTCTACTGCCTCTGAGTGCATAAGGTACAGGTCTAGCCTTACAAAACTTTAGAACTGCTTTCTCTGACACTTGAGTTTGGCTTTAACTCCCTATACCACACCCAGTTCACCACTAAACACCTCAGCACATTTGTCGCATTACTGTGCAACTGGGTCTGACACATGGTTCACTCTTGACCAATCTTATTTGAGGTGCTGAATCCAGTTCCTCCCCATTAGCTAGGACTCTTCCCGTTTGACACTAATAGAGGTAGTGGTAACACTTGAGCACCACATTTCATTTGAACCTCCAGCTGTCCCAATAACTGAATAGGCTGAGCTGAGTAAGTTCTCACCATGTAGGGTTTCACATAGTCACGATCACTACACACAGTAAAAAGTCCCAAGTCATTTTCTGACTGGTGATTTCCGACTGTGCTGGAGCCTGAAGGCAGGTCTGTAACAGCAGGTCTGCTGTGATTGTCCTGTCCCCAAACAGCGAAAACAGGGCTTTGACGTCTCCCCCCTCTGGTCTGACATCCACTGTTTCTCCCTGTCGGATCCGGGTCGATGCCCCTCCCATTTTGTGGTCAACTGATCGGATCTCAACTGAGTCGATGTCTGCTGGAATTTCTGCATACTCTGGGCTGTGCAGTCCAAGTTGTTGACAATGTCCAAAACTTTTGCCCATGTTAAATTCTTCCCATATGCCGCGCTTAACATCTTGCCATGCAGCTCCTTACTGGCCACTCCATAAACTAGCTGGTCCCTCAGCTGCTTCTCTAGTGCAGCACCAAACTCACATGTAGCTGCCATTCCCTTTAGCGATGCTATATACTCAGGAAACGTCTCTCCCGCCAACTGTTTCCTATTCCGAAAAACATACCTCTCGCTCAACATAAAAGTCTCTCAGAGCTGAAATTAGCTCCTGGAAGCTAGCCTTTCCCTGCTTCTTCAGCGCTACCAAATCTTTCAGCAGCGTTAACATCTTTGAACCCAAGACTGATAGAAACACTGTTCTTCTGCGGTCGTCAGCGATCTCGTTAACTGCAAAAATCGCTCCTCATATGTGCTGAAGCTCTAGTTAGCCTCTTGGAAACACAAACCGGTCTCACTACTGAAAAGTGCCATAGCTCTCATTAGCGCATGCGCCATTTCTTCCCAGCTGACCAACTCATTTACTGACATTAGTACTAGCTAACTTTCTAGCTCGTTCACTCGGTTGGTCATCAGTAGTCTGAGGATTTTGTCTCAGAATTCCGTTATCCTCGTCGCCAGTTGTTGCATCCTAAGCTGCTGGGTTCTTTTACTGCATCCTAAGATGCTGGGTTCTTTTACTGCATCCTAAGATGCTGGGTTCTTTTACTGCATCCTAAGATGCTGGGTTCTTTTACTGCATCCTAAGATGCTGGGTTCTTTTACTGCATCCTAAGATGCTGGGTTCTTTTACTGCATCCTAAGATGCTGGGTTCTTTTACTGCATCCTAAGATGCTGGGTTCTTTTACTGCATCCTAAGATGCTGGGTTCATTTACTGCATCCTAAGCTGCTGGGTTCTTTTACTGCATCCTAAGATGCTGGGTTGTTTTACTGAAGACTTCGAAGCATATGTATAATAAACAGAACAGATGTATTTAATGTTCTCCTTAACACATTACAGTCAACTACTCTCTACGGTGTCTTCAGCCCAACTCTCCTATACATCATTGAACCTTTTACCGCCCTTCCATCTCGTAATCCAATCACTTCAATGCAAGAATGGAAACTCCATTGTCATTTGTTAATTCAAATAACTCAACCTCTGCATACAAAACTCATTGGCTATTTGCAACCATTTCAAATCTAAATTCATTAACACATAATACATTTCTCAATACACCACActtttgattcgacagaattggctgtagggcaaactgtttttcaagggaagtgggtgacaactatcagccctcaacaaactgttaggatcagtaggtttcctgtaaatatccgtgtatagaacattatcctCACATAAAATCAGAAGATCAAGGAAACTGATTTGACGTGTGtcagattgcatagtaaatctcagGTTCTCAGAACAAGAGTTAATAAAAGCATGgaatgcctggagctgttttgcatcacccctccatagaacaaaaatatcatcaatcAATTCCAAATAGTAATGTTCggcaagaaaacatttttgagagAGTTGAAAATTGACTGTTTTTCCATGTAACCCACGTACAAATTACCATAGTTAGGAGCCATAGTGGATCCCATCACAGTACCCTTTGTCTGAATAAAGAAATCATTTAAAAACATGAAGTAGTTGTGTGTGAGTACTATTTCAGCCAATGTTATAATGCATGCACTGGAAGGTTAGGGTCacgttgcagaagaaaatgttccatGGCTTCAATACCGCTCTCGTGTGGAATATTTGTGTATAacgactcaacatcaaaagtGACGAACAAGGTATTCTCAGGGAGAAGAAGAGATTCAATGatagagatcatactgctggtgtcctttacaaaggaggggagctgttctgcggGTGGTCTAATAAAAAAGTGGCCGTTACTGCGTCAACTACTTTCTTGTGTAATTCTGTATAGAAAGTGGCAATTTTAGGGTGTTGAAAAGTCATGTTCTTTCTTGGTGATCTGACCAGAAATTAAATACCCATCTAGGACAG
This window encodes:
- the LOC139410249 gene encoding glutathione peroxidase 7, translated to MLSVLTLLLILFSLNEAKQKDLYTFKVVNSRGRLVSLEKYRGSVSLVVNVASDCGFTEDHYTDLQQLQRDFGPSHFNVLAFPCNQFGQQEPGSDKDIDAFVRRVYGVSFPLFSKIAVVGTGANNAFKYLVEMSGKEPDWNFWKYLIDTDGKVVDAWGPSVSVKELRPKIAEMVRNIILKKKEEL